The genomic DNA CTTGTTTTTTATCATTTTCATTCATTAGTATTTGTAACTCCGTTTTATTTTTCTCCTCGTCCTTATTATAAGAGGAATGATTCTACTATTATATTGCTATTTAATCCATACGTGAAAGAGATAGTGAAGTTGAGAAAACAATATGCGTTAGGTAAAATGGAACATTATTTATCCGGATGGAAATTTTTTAAGTATCTTGCGGAAGTTTTTGTTAGAAGAGGATTTAAAGAAATACATTATATAAAATTATTACATCAATAATAAATGGCTCATATAATTGATTTAAAGACTTTTACGGATGATAGGGGAAATCTGACTGTGATAGAAAAAGTAATACCTTTTGATATCAAACGTATTTTCTATATTTATGGAGTTGATGATTCTACTAGGGGAGGGCATCGGCATCATAAGACTATGCAAGCAGCAATTTGTTTGCAGGGACATTGTACGATATCAAATAATACCGGAGTAGAAAAGCAAGAGTTTGTATTGGATTCACCTCATAAATGTTTGATATTGGATCCGAATGATTGGCACACGATGCATCATTTTAGTAAAGATGCCATATTGATGGTACTTGCTTCGGAATTTTTTGATCCTAACGATTATATTTTCGAACCTTATGATTGAATATGAAAATTTAGGAAGGACGAATAAGTCTTTAGAAAAGGAATATAAGGAGTGTTTTTCTTCTTTTTTGGAAAGTGGCTGGTATGTCTTGGGCAAAGAGGTGAGAACTTTTGAAGAAAGTTTTGCCGGTTATTGTGGAGTCAAGCATTGTATTGGAGTTGCTTCAGGGTTGGATGCCTTAATGCTGGCTTTGCGTATTTATGATTTTCCGCAGGGAAGTGAAGTCTTGGTTCCTTCAAATACATATATTGCAACCATTTTGTCCATATTGCAGTGTGGCTTGAAACCTGTATTAGTAGAACCAGATATTCGTACTTATAACATTGACCCTTTAAAGATCGAAGAACATATCTCTGAAAAAACAAAAGCGATAATGGTGGTTCATCTTTATGGGAAAGCCTGCGAAATGACTTCTATCATGCAGCTCGCTGGAAAGTATAATCTACAACTGATAGAAGATTGTGCTCAAGCTCATGGAGCTAAATATAAGGGACAGAAAGTTGGTACTTTTGGAACAGGTGCATTTTCTTTTTATCCTACAAAAAATTTAGGAGCACTGGGAGATGCTGGGGCTATTACTACTAATGATTCAAAAGCTGATTCTGTGTTTAGAGCGTTAAGAAATTATGGTTCAAATATCAAATATCAGAATGATTATATTGGCTATAATTCTCGTTTGGATGAAATTCAAGCAGCGTTATTGAATGTCAAACTAAAACATTTAGATGAAATAAATGCTCATAAAAGAAAACTAGCTCAAATTTATATAGAAGGTTTAAAGGAAGATTTTATTAAGCCAATAGTTACCTCCGACTGTTTTGATGTGTATCATATCTTTAATGTTCGACACCCTAAAAGAGACATGTTGAAAGAGTATTTGCTGAAAAATGAAGTTAAGACAGATATTCATTATCCTATACCTCCTCATAGGCAAAAAGCTATGCAAGGTATATTAAAAGGGGAGTATCCTATTTCAGAAGAAATACATCGTACGACATTAAGTTTACCTATCTCTTATGGGCATTCGGAAAGTGATGTATATAGAGTCGTAGAGATAATGAATAAATTTTGAAATATGGTTCATAAACTACTTGTGTACTATAAATATCAGCGATTTTTTCCTGGGCTAATTAGTATATTAATTAATCTCTATTCCTTTTTTCATTTGTCTTGTTCATAACACATAAGAAATCAACGAAAACAATCAAGAGCCGTGGCCTTCAGGACACGGCTCTTGATTGTTTTATCTCACCCCATCAGCCACCTGCAGACGCATCCCACTCCCCCGCAGGCGATCAGTGTGTAGCCTGAGATTCCCAGCCAGTCGGCTGAGGGTGGCTGGTGGTCGGGGGAAGAGGGGGAGGGGCGTCGGGATTCTTGGGAATGTGGGGAGGGGGTTGGTTGTTCTTCAGGAGGGAGAGAATCCCGCCGATGCAGGCCAGGGTCACTTCCGTTTCCCCCTTCCAGAGGGAGAGGAGGGACAGGAGGAAGAGGCTGGGGAGGAGGACAAGGACGGTCGCTGGGAGACGGTTTACGCTTGCGGGGAAAGATGACTTGGGCGAGCGTGAGGAAGAAGCTGAGTACTGTTTCAAGGACTTTCATAAATTAGAAGGATTTTTCAATTTTTAATTCTCAATCTTTAATTTTCTCGATCTGTCGGCAGAGCTTTATCAGCAAGATGCGGTAGGCTTCGCGGTTGTCGCCGTTGACTTCGCTGATGTAACGGCTGTATGAGATGGAACGGGCGAAAGCCTGCGGGTTGTTGCTGACGTCGGCCGCCGGGGTGTAGGCATGGCGGATCAGGCGGGCGTAGTCCATGAAGGAATCCTGCGGAGTGTCGTAGACACGGAAACGGAGGGAGTGGACGCCCAATTCGATACCTTCGCCTTTCCACCAGACGTTTTTCTTGCCGTAGGCGGTGATACCGAAAAAGTTATGGTGCTCGCGTGCGAGGTCGCTCTGTCCCCAACCCGATTCGATGACCGCCTGTGCCAGGATCACTATCGGATTGATCCGGAAACTTTCTCCCGCCTTGCGGGCAAGAGGGAGATATGACGATATAAAATCAACCTGTTCTGCTTTCATTTTCTTGTTGTTTTTGGACACTGTTTTGATTTTTTACAAACAGCCCCTTTTAATTATATTCTTGTTGTTTTCGTCTGATGATTTGAGCGTCTTTTCGGTCATATCCCCCCCCCTCTTGTCTTCGTCAGATAGTTCGCTTATCCTCCTCGTCAGAGTGACGGATCTGCCTCAAAAAGACTTCTCAAATCATCAGGCGGAAAAATCAAAACAGTTTCTTAGTCTGTTTGAATTTAGCTTCCGGCCTACAGTTCACCCGGTTTCTCCTCCCCGCCTCCGGAAGACGGTTTGTCACCGGCCGGGACCAGGTCGAGATGTTCGAATGTGACATTCTTTTTCACCTGCGTCAGCATGGTCCCCGGCGAGAAGACGATACGCGCCTTATTGAAGAAAGACGTGTTGAAGTCTGCTTCGTTCTCCACCCCTTTGCTGCCTGCGACCATCCGGAAGTTACCCAGGCGGCCCAGCTGGATCACATCCCCTTCTTCCAACCGTTCCTCCATGACGGACAGGATGCCGTCGATGACCAGTTTCACATCTCCCACGAAGGCGGAGCTGCGCACTGCCACCATGTTACAGAACTTTTCGAATTTCAATTTCTTCAAGGAACGGACCTGTGCATAGTACAGCTTCGACCCCTCGGCTGCGTCTTTGCGCATATCCGGTCTTCTTACCAAGCGATAGTTTAATGACATAAGCGTGATTAGTTTTTAAATGAATACTTTTACGGAATCTTTTTTTCATTATCGATAACAAGACAAAGGTAAGGTCCCGGTACAGGCAGAAATACAGATTGGGGAACATCGGCGAAGATCGGTGCGGAAACAGGTAGAAAGAAGTAGGATATAAATGTGATTATCTATTGAATATTGATTTTTATTCCGTATCTTTATAGGACAATGAAACGATGGGAATTATGATCGTAAACGAATTCGAAATCAGAAGTTACGGGTGGCAGGAATTGGCGGTCCTTTACGGGCCGGATTTGATGCCGGAATCGGCCGGGAAACGGTTGTCCAAATGGGTGGGGGCAGACCCGGTGTTAGAGACGGAGCTGCAGGGCTACGGTTGGCGGAAAGGGAAGAAGACGTTGACACCCCGGCAGGTGAAGACAATCGTGCAGTTTTTGGGTGAGCCTTGAAACAAGGGACTTCTGTGTACGAAACAAGGGACTTTGACGTGTAAGACCAGGGAGCTTGGGAGACAAAAGACCGGACTTCCGGATGCGGAAGAGGGTACTTTTTCCCATCGATAGGGAGAGGATAAAGGTCGGCCGGCATTGCAGGCAATAAATAGATAAGCATATGAGCAAGTTAAAAAAAAGCGGAAAGGTGACTATTGCCGCTCGTACAAGAAAATCAGAAAAGAGGTACGGGACGCGTCCGATCCGCTGTACGAAATGATCGTTTATGCACTCTTCCTTACGGAGGAGGCCAAGGGGAAGCAGGAGAGGATGTGCGCCGTGGCGCAGAATTTCTTCAAGGAATTCGGGGATGACCTGCATCGTCTGATTTTCGGGATAGAAGAGAATGCGTATAAGAACCGCATCCCGGTGTCGAAGCCGGAATTTCTGATCGGGATTTTTAAGACGCTGTGGTTGATGGAGGTATTCGGGGACGTACGGCCCCGGTATCTGATCGGTTTTATGTCGGAGACGTTCGATCTGGGCCTGGCGGAGTCTTCCATACGGACCATCTGGTATGACAAATGTGGGATGTATGACCAATTGAGGCCTGTTTTGCAGGAATTTTTTCGGAATTTGTATAGGAAATAACGTGTAAACCCGCTTGCAATGCGCCGCGCCGGCTTTTTTATCCGACATTTTTGGGTATTACAAAACGCCCCTTTCCTGTCGTACCTTTGCCCATGCCGATTGAAAAGGGCGCAAATTAATGAGCTTATATATATATTAATATATTTATTCTAAGATGTAGGATTGAACCGAAACTGACGGAAAACCTCTACAAGTAGCTGAAAATAAATTGTTTATATTGTGCTATTGACTGCACCGTTTTTATTTGGGGTAAAAATGTTTAATTTTAAATCCGTTCATTATGAAAAAGGATATGACGTTTTCGGCCGATTTTGCAAGATGCGGCTATACGAAAGTTTCCCGGCAGGCCATGCAGATTGCTTTTACGCCGGGAGACAAGTGTGAAAAAGAGGCAAAGGTGCTCCTGTGCATATTGGGTTTTGCCTATTTCAAAAAAGGAGAAGTCTCCTTTCATTTCAAAGACTATGCTTGTGAACGAGGCGAGTGGATCACCTCTTATTCGGAACTGGCACGGCGTACGGGGTTGATACGCAGGGCGGCAGTTACGGCTGTCGGACATCTTGTCGAGGCAGGATGGTTGACGGTCACGGCGGTGGGCAGGATGACGAAGTTCACCTTGACCTTCTATGACGCGCCTCCCCAGCCCGACGGCCACGGCTCTCCGCAGGGGGGCGGCGGCGACGGTTTGTCGCTTGCGACAGCCCTCTACATGTACCAGAACGGGACGGTCTATAACACCGGGGAGACTGTCTGATGGGGTTGAATGCCGTACAATCGTATCCGGCGGAGCGGGTCTTGGTGGCCGCTCTGCTGGGACGTCCCGCCTCTTTCCACGAATTGGGCGGACGGGTGACGGAAGAGATGTTTACCGAACCGGGGCTGCGCCTGGTGTTCCGTGCCTTTGCCGAGCTGGCCTCGCGCGGCGAACGGATCGACATGGCGACGGTCGAGGCGGAGATGTTCCGGCTCGATCACCGGCTTTATGGCGAGCTGAACGGAGTCTCTTTCCTAAGCGCCATGTTGCAGGCGGTGCGCAACGACAGCCACATCCACGAATATGTGCGTCTGGTACAGCGCGAATGGATGTTGCGCGGCTGTGTGGCGAGCCTGAACAAACGCGGCCTGGAGGCGCAGCAGCCGGATGTCGACGTGATGAAGCTCCTCGCCGGTGTCACAGACGACATGGACGGCTTGCGTGAACACGCCTCCGGAGGCGTGGATGTCCGGATGGCGGCCGAGGTGGCACGCGAAGTCCTGGCGCGTTCGTTCCGTAACCAGGAGGCACGCGAAAAAGGGGAGCATATACAGGTGCGTACTGGGTTCGACGAACTGGACGACTTGACGGGCGGCCTTTACCGGGGCGAACTGGCGGTGCTCTCCGGGCGGCCTTCGATGGGAAAGACGGCGGTAGCTTTGCACATGGCGCTTCAGGCGGCGCGTGCGGGGCGGAATACGCTTTATTTCAGCATCGAGATGAGCGAGGAGGAGGTGACGGAACGTATCCTTTCGATGCTGAGCGGCGTGGAGGCCGGCAAGATCCGTTTCAAGGGGACGAACCGCGAGGAGCGTGCGTTGTTGGAGAAAGCGGCGGCTGAGCTGGCGGGGTTGCCGTTGAGGATCGTCTATTGCGGTTCGCTCGCCATCGACGAGATCCGTGCCGTGCTGATGACGCGCAAGGCTCGCCGGGAGCTGGACATCTTCTTCATCGACTATCTGAACCTGATCCATATCCCTTACACACGGGGCAGCCGCAACGAGACGACCGATCTGGCCCTGGGCGATGTGGTGCGGAAGGTGAAGCTGATGGCGGTCGAGCTGGATGTGCCTGCCGTCCTGTTGGCGCAGATGAACCGCGACAGCGACCGGCGCCTGGCTCCTTATCTGCCGATCTTGAGCGACCTGCGTAACTCCGGCGCGATCGAGCAGGTGGCGGATCAGGTGATCTTCGTCTACCGGGCCGAGAAATACGGCATCTTGTACGACAAGGATACGAAAGAGGACCTGCGGGGCGTGGGCTATCTTCTGGTCGCCAAGAACCGTAACGGGGCGACCGGACGGGCGCGTTTCCGCTACAATGTTTCGATGACACGGTTCCTGTCTTATGAAAACCGGTTGTTATGAGAGGCGATTCGTTGAAAGAGAGAATCCTTCGGGTGGCCACGATCGAGGAAGTGGTGGCTGCCTATGTGCCGTTGCAGCGCAGCGGTGCGGGATATGTCGGCTTGTGTCCTTTCCATGCAGACAAGCATCCTTCGTTGCACGTCCATCCGGGAAAACAGTTTTTCAAATGTTTCGCTTGCGGCGAAGGCGGAGACTTGTTCGCTTTCGTGCAGAAGATCGAGGGATGTTCGTTTACGGAAGCGATGGGAATGCTGGCGAAACGGTATTCGATTGACAGTAGGGAGTGGACAGTAGACAATTATGCAGGGAAGAAGAAAAGGACGGACGGAAAG from Parabacteroides merdae ATCC 43184 includes the following:
- a CDS encoding DegT/DnrJ/EryC1/StrS family aminotransferase, with the translated sequence MIEYENLGRTNKSLEKEYKECFSSFLESGWYVLGKEVRTFEESFAGYCGVKHCIGVASGLDALMLALRIYDFPQGSEVLVPSNTYIATILSILQCGLKPVLVEPDIRTYNIDPLKIEEHISEKTKAIMVVHLYGKACEMTSIMQLAGKYNLQLIEDCAQAHGAKYKGQKVGTFGTGAFSFYPTKNLGALGDAGAITTNDSKADSVFRALRNYGSNIKYQNDYIGYNSRLDEIQAALLNVKLKHLDEINAHKRKLAQIYIEGLKEDFIKPIVTSDCFDVYHIFNVRHPKRDMLKEYLLKNEVKTDIHYPIPPHRQKAMQGILKGEYPISEEIHRTTLSLPISYGHSESDVYRVVEIMNKF
- a CDS encoding DUF4248 domain-containing protein, whose product is MIVNEFEIRSYGWQELAVLYGPDLMPESAGKRLSKWVGADPVLETELQGYGWRKGKKTLTPRQVKTIVQFLGEP
- a CDS encoding replicative DNA helicase; its protein translation is MGLNAVQSYPAERVLVAALLGRPASFHELGGRVTEEMFTEPGLRLVFRAFAELASRGERIDMATVEAEMFRLDHRLYGELNGVSFLSAMLQAVRNDSHIHEYVRLVQREWMLRGCVASLNKRGLEAQQPDVDVMKLLAGVTDDMDGLREHASGGVDVRMAAEVAREVLARSFRNQEAREKGEHIQVRTGFDELDDLTGGLYRGELAVLSGRPSMGKTAVALHMALQAARAGRNTLYFSIEMSEEEVTERILSMLSGVEAGKIRFKGTNREERALLEKAAAELAGLPLRIVYCGSLAIDEIRAVLMTRKARRELDIFFIDYLNLIHIPYTRGSRNETTDLALGDVVRKVKLMAVELDVPAVLLAQMNRDSDRRLAPYLPILSDLRNSGAIEQVADQVIFVYRAEKYGILYDKDTKEDLRGVGYLLVAKNRNGATGRARFRYNVSMTRFLSYENRLL
- a CDS encoding glycoside hydrolase family 73 protein, with protein sequence MKAEQVDFISSYLPLARKAGESFRINPIVILAQAVIESGWGQSDLAREHHNFFGITAYGKKNVWWKGEGIELGVHSLRFRVYDTPQDSFMDYARLIRHAYTPAADVSNNPQAFARSISYSRYISEVNGDNREAYRILLIKLCRQIEKIKD
- a CDS encoding sugar 3,4-ketoisomerase — its product is MAHIIDLKTFTDDRGNLTVIEKVIPFDIKRIFYIYGVDDSTRGGHRHHKTMQAAICLQGHCTISNNTGVEKQEFVLDSPHKCLILDPNDWHTMHHFSKDAILMVLASEFFDPNDYIFEPYD
- a CDS encoding HU family DNA-binding protein, which gives rise to MSLNYRLVRRPDMRKDAAEGSKLYYAQVRSLKKLKFEKFCNMVAVRSSAFVGDVKLVIDGILSVMEERLEEGDVIQLGRLGNFRMVAGSKGVENEADFNTSFFNKARIVFSPGTMLTQVKKNVTFEHLDLVPAGDKPSSGGGEEKPGEL